A window of the Polaribacter sp. HaHaR_3_91 genome harbors these coding sequences:
- a CDS encoding alpha-hydroxy acid oxidase gives MEIKINPKYPSVTDLRKRAMVKMPKFAFEYLDGGCNEDINLDKNRTDLQKIELMPQYLSKFDKSNLKTELFGHEYDAPFGISPVGLQGLMWPNSPEILAKAAFDHNVPFILSTVTTSSIERVAELTEGKSWFQLYHPAEESVKRDLLDRAANAGTDVLVILADVPTFGYRPRDVRNGLAMPPSMSVKNILEVFKKPDWAIQTLIHGQPAFKTMEKYMPKGLNLKKLGEFMDVTFSGRLNEDRIASIRDQWKGKLVIKGVVNEMDAQKAINLGVDGLIVSNHGGRQLDAGQSSIVPMTHLAKKFKNEIKIMVDSGLRGGPDIARAMANGAEFTFMGRSFMYGVGALGKEGGNHTISLMKREFQQVMEQLCCEHVKNLPNHLIK, from the coding sequence ATGGAAATAAAAATAAACCCTAAATATCCTTCTGTAACAGATTTAAGAAAAAGAGCAATGGTTAAAATGCCAAAATTTGCTTTTGAGTATTTAGATGGTGGATGTAACGAAGATATTAATTTAGATAAAAATCGTACTGACCTTCAGAAAATAGAGTTAATGCCTCAATATTTATCAAAGTTTGATAAATCTAATTTAAAAACAGAATTATTTGGTCATGAATATGATGCCCCTTTTGGAATTTCACCAGTTGGACTTCAAGGGCTAATGTGGCCAAATTCTCCAGAAATTTTAGCAAAAGCAGCCTTTGATCATAATGTTCCTTTTATCTTAAGTACTGTTACTACTTCTAGTATTGAGCGCGTAGCAGAATTAACAGAAGGAAAATCTTGGTTTCAATTATACCATCCTGCAGAAGAAAGTGTTAAAAGAGATTTGTTAGATAGAGCTGCAAATGCAGGAACAGATGTCTTAGTTATTTTAGCAGATGTACCTACATTTGGTTATAGACCAAGAGATGTTAGAAACGGCTTAGCAATGCCTCCATCTATGAGTGTAAAAAATATTCTTGAAGTATTTAAAAAACCAGATTGGGCTATACAGACTTTAATTCATGGACAACCTGCTTTTAAAACCATGGAAAAGTATATGCCTAAAGGATTAAATTTAAAAAAATTAGGTGAATTTATGGATGTAACTTTTTCAGGTCGATTAAATGAAGACCGAATTGCTTCTATAAGAGACCAATGGAAAGGTAAATTAGTCATAAAAGGTGTTGTAAATGAAATGGATGCACAAAAAGCCATTAACTTAGGTGTAGATGGATTAATTGTATCTAATCATGGAGGAAGGCAACTAGACGCTGGTCAATCTTCTATTGTACCAATGACGCATTTGGCTAAAAAGTTTAAGAATGAAATAAAAATAATGGTCGATTCAGGCCTGCGTGGAGGTCCAGATATTGCAAGAGCGATGGCTAACGGAGCAGAATTTACATTTATGGGACGTAGTTTTATGTATGGTGTTGGTGCATTAGGAAAAGAAGGTGGTAACCATACCATTTCTTTAATGAAACGAGAATTTCAGCAAGTTATGGAGCAATTATGCTGCGAACATGTTAAAAACTTGCCGAACCATTTAATAAAATAG